GATAAAATAATTTTTGATAAAACCGGAACGCTTACCGAAGGGAATTTCAAGATTTCTAATCTTTCAGATTTCACTGAGGAGGAGCTGAAAATTGCAACTTCCCTAGCGATAAAAAGCTCGCATATGCTTTCAAAAGCTATCGCTGAAAGCTATAGTGGGCAGATTTACAATCTTGAAGTTAAGGAATATCAAGGGCAAGGCTTAGAGGCTTATTTTAATAATACTCAAATTCGACTTGGTAAGCCAAGTTGGTGCAGTGTTGAAAATAATTCATCAGAAAATTTTGCCAATTTAATTGCGTTAAAAATATCTGATAATATTAAAATTTTTAAGTTGGAAGATAGGCTTCGAGTTGATGCAAAACAAACGATTGATAGTATAAAAAGGCTTGGCCTAGAGCCGATTATACTCTCAGGTGATATAAAACAAAATGTTGAAAATATTGCAAATCAGCTTGGTGTTACTGAATATTTTTATGAAAAATTGCCAGAAGAAAAATATAGTTTTGTAAAATCTCTGAAAGAAAAAAATCACAAAATAATTATGGTAGGTGATGGCTTGAATGACGCACCTTCCATAGCTTTCGCCGATGTTTCAATCTCGCCTGGTAATGCGGTTGATATAACTCAAAATTATGCTGATATAATTTTCAAAGGTGCAAAATTAAAGCCAGTTTTAGATGTAATTTTAATTTCAAAAAGGGCTAGAAATTTAATTAAGCAGAATATTTATCTCTCATTTTTTTATAATATTTTGGCAATCCCTTATGCAATTTCTGGCTTTATGACGCCACTTTGGGCAGCAATCGCAATGAGTTTATCTTCCTTAGTTGTAATTCTAAATTCTTTAAGATTGTCTAGCAAAAAAATTTGAATTGGTTAAATTAGAAAATATTTTTTATACATTCTTTTTTACTTTTTTAATGCATCAATTTAATCAAATTTTATCTTCACTAAACCCTGAGCAAC
The Rickettsiales bacterium genome window above contains:
- a CDS encoding HAD-IC family P-type ATPase — translated: DKIIFDKTGTLTEGNFKISNLSDFTEEELKIATSLAIKSSHMLSKAIAESYSGQIYNLEVKEYQGQGLEAYFNNTQIRLGKPSWCSVENNSSENFANLIALKISDNIKIFKLEDRLRVDAKQTIDSIKRLGLEPIILSGDIKQNVENIANQLGVTEYFYEKLPEEKYSFVKSLKEKNHKIIMVGDGLNDAPSIAFADVSISPGNAVDITQNYADIIFKGAKLKPVLDVILISKRARNLIKQNIYLSFFYNILAIPYAISGFMTPLWAAIAMSLSSLVVILNSLRLSSKKI